The genomic segment CACCCAGGCGCACCAGGCGATTGCGCACCAACACCAGCTCGCCCACCATATTCATGATTTCATCCAGGCGCTGAGTATCAACCCGCACCGTGGCCTCCACCTGAGGTCCCGCTTCGCGCTCAGCGCGCGGCTTTGCCGCAGCGGCAGAAGCTGCCTGAGGTGCGGACGATGGCTTTGGCTGCGCCGCGGGTGAGGCTTCTGCACTTGCCGCCTTTGGGCTCTGCGCTAACGACTCGCTGGGTTCGGATGCGGCGGGAGCACTAGCGGTGGCCTCACCCTGAACACTGGGCCCTTTACCTTTACCATGGAGTTGATCCAGCAGCGCTTCGAATTCGTCGTCGGAGATATTGTCCTGATCAGCTTTTGTGTCAGCCGCAGCTGGCTCGCTTGGCTTTGCCACGGCGCCGGCCGGACCTTTGCCCGCACCGTGTAATTCGTCGAGTAAAGCTTCAAATTCATCGTCACTGATGTCGTCGCTGGCATTTGTCCCAGCAGCAGGCGGAGCGCTCTTTCCGGGTGCCTTACCTTCACCGTGAATCTGATCCAGCAAAGCTTCAAATTCATCTTCCGAAATGTCATCGCCAGCGCCGGAGGCCGGCTCACCGGTGTTTGCACCAGGCGAGAGCGCATCCAGCAAATCGTTAAATTCCTGATCAGTAATATCACTGCCGCCGCGAACTGTAGCAGGCTCAGTTTCAGGGGACGCTTGTGGCTCAGGCGCGGGGGGAGATTCAGCCGCTGGCTGTGGGGTCGCCTGCAGATCTTCACAGGCCACCAGGCGTTCAAGGGTGTGAATTAATTCAGGCTCGGGGGGGGAGATGGGCTCGCGATGAGACACTTGATCGAACTGCTGGTTAACAACATCCAAAGCCTGGAGTACGACATCCATCAACTCTGGGGTTACTTGTCGCTTGCCATTGCGCAGAATATCAAACAAATTTTCAGTGACATGGCAGCACTCAACCATGGCCGTAAGCTGAAGAAAGCCCGCACCGCCTTTTACTGTGTGAAAGCCGCGAAAAATAGCATTAAGAAGATCTTTATCTTCGGGCCGGCGTTCCAGCTCCACCAGCTGCTCGGAGAGATTTTCAAGAATCTCACCGGCCTCGACCAGAAAATCCTGGAGAATATCTTCATCATCACCGAAACCCATGCACTATTCCTCTAAAAACCGAGACTGGAAAGCAAGTCGTCTACTTCGTCCTGATTGGAGACTACATCGGCTTTATCCGCATTAATCTGCGGGCCTTCGCCGCTGCTTTTATTGTCGACAACCTTTGTCTTTCCTTCTTTATCGGCCTCAAGGTGCAAACCTGTAATTTCTTCAACCTGCCCAGCAATTCTCACCAGGCTGACCAGATCTTGTTCGACCTCTTCTATCAGCCCCATGACACGCTTCAGTACCTGCCCGGTTAAATCCTGAAAACCTTGCTCGAGAATAATTTCCTGCAGATTGTGCCCTAGGGTTTCGGTGCCGCTTTCCATTTGCCCGAGAAAATCATCCATACGGGTGTACAGACTGCGAAACTCTTCCGCACTCATCTCACCGCTTTGTAGACGAGACCATTCACCGCGCAGAGCATTAGCCTCTTGCCCAAGGTTCATAGCGATAGGAGCAGCCTCCTCGACCATGTCCATGGTTTTGTCAGCGGCTTTTTGTGTTAAGTCGATAACGTATTTAAGTCGATCGGTGGCATCGCGAATTTCTGAGCGCTCTATATCCGGCGGCTCTTTGCTTAAATCCCCATCCACGTTGAAGTTGACAATGGCATTGTGCAAACCACGAGTCAGCCGCCCTACTGACTGATACAGATGCTTATCGCGAGACTCCATAATGGCCTGGATTAGCCGGGAGGCCTCGTCAAAGTCATCGCCCTGTAGCTTTTCCACCAGCAAGCTGGCACTTTCTTGCAGCTCTTTGACAAACAGGCTGTTGTCTTGCTCTTGAATCTCAGAAGTCATGGCCGTGCCTTGTTGTTATGGTTGGATCAACCCACCCGTTCGAATATTTTCTCGATCTTTTCTTTTAGTGCGGCCGCGGTAAAAGGCTTCACCACATAGCCGTTCACGCCTGCTTGGGCGGCCTCGACAATCTGGTCCCTTTTTGCTTCTGCGGTCACCATTAATACCGGCAAAGAGGCAAGCTTTTCATCCGCTCGCACCGCTTTGAGAAGATCAATACCGCTCATGCCCGGCATGTTCCAATCCGTGACCAAAAAATCAAATCCACCGCTTTTCAGCATAGGCAGTGCAGTGACGCCGTCGTCTGCCTCGTGGGTGTTGGTGAAGCCCAAATCTCGTAACAGGTTTTTAATAATCCGTCGCATTGTCGAAAAATCGTCGACAATGAGAATTTTCATGTTCTTATCCAATGCTGCCTCCGTCTCACCCGGGCGGGAAGTTGGGTTAGTGTTAAGTCTAGTAACTGGCCAGGGCGAGTCCAGCGCCATGGCACAATTTTCTTCTATTTGCTGTTATCGGCTGAAAAGTACTGGGATTTAGCTCAGCGGTCAATCTTCTGTTCGCCAATCGGCCATGCGAGCGCGTAGCCGGCTAGCGGCTTGAGAGTGAATTTGACTTACCCGCGACTCGCTAACGCCCAAAATTTGACCAATCTCTTTCAGGTTAAGCTCTTCGTCATAATACAGAGCCAATACCATTTTCTCTCGCTCTGGCAGCTGGGTGATTGCCTCGGCGAGGGATTGCTTAAGGCTATCTCGGGCGACCCCCTCCTGGGGATTTATAAAATCGCTCCCTTCCCCGGCGAGTGAAGCGCTGGCATCATCAGCAAACGTTTCTTCGTAGCTAAACAGACGGCTGGAGTTGGCGTCGCGAAGCATCGCATGGTATTCGTCGAGCTCCACCTCCAGCTCGGCAGCCACCTCAGCGTCTTCAGCATCGCGCCCCTCGCGCGCCTCGACCTTGGCGATGGCATCGCTGACCCTGCGGGCATTGCGGTGTACCGAGCGCGGCGCCCAATCGCCACGTCGCATTTCGTCCACAATGGCGCCGCGGATTCGAATACCGGCATAGGTTTCAAAGCTCGCGCCTTTGGCGCCATCATACTTTTGCGAGGCTTCTAACAAGCCGATCATTCCAGCTTGAATCAAATCATCCACCTGTACGCTGGCGGGCATTTTTAACATCATATGATGGGCAATACGCTTAACCAAACCGGCGTATTCCTCGACTTGTATGTCATTGCCCTGCACTCGCGCTTCACTGTACATAGCTAACCCACTTGCCGCGTTCACCTGTCAATACTCCGAAACCGCCGCCTGTAGCAGCCGCTCGACAAAAAACTCTAATCGCCCGGTTGGTGCCGAGGGCAACGGCCAGGCGTCTACCTTGTTTGCCAGCTCCCGCAACGCCTGTGAGGCTTTGCAATTAGGGGCAAATTCAAGCAGCGCTTGGCGGCGCTGCACAGCCTTACGAACTGACTCGTCAAAAGGGATTTGGCCTACATATTGTAAGGTAACATCGAGAAACCGCTCGCACACAGTGTTGAGCTTGCTGAACATCTGCTGCCCCTCGGCACTGGTGCGCGTCATATTTGCTACCACCCGAAAACGCTGCAGGTCATACTCTTTATTTAACAGCTTTATCAGCGCGTAGGCGTCGGTAATCGAAGAGGGTTCATCGCATACCACCACAAGGGTTTCGTTGGCCGCACGCACAAAGCTGAGCACGGTATCGGAAATACCGGCTGCCGTATCAATCACTAATATGTCCACCTGATCACTCAGGTCACTGAACGCGCTGATCAACCCCGCGTGCTCCTGTGCGCTCAGCTCAGCCATGCGCTGCACGCCCGAGGCAGCAGGAACTATTTTAATACCCCCGGGTCCTGTCATAAGTACTTCTTGCAAAGAGCGCTCACCGGCTAACACATCAGCCAGGGTATATTGTGGCGATAAGCCCAGCAGCACATCGATATTGGCCAGCCCCAAGTCGGCGTCCATCAATACCACCCGACGACGCAATTGCGCTAAGGCAATGCTGAGATTAACGGAAATATTGCTTTTCCCTACGCCCCCCTTTCCTCCAGAGACTGCAATTACCTGTACGGGGCGACTTTGGCTCATTCGTATTCTCTCTTAGTAGTCTGTGCGTAACCCGATGGAACAACTTTAAGCGAGCTAACCATTAACGGCCTGCCGGCTACTGCTCTGCTGTATCAGCTGAGCGGCTTTGCTGATTAACTTGTGGCCGCGTGCCTGTTCAATATCGTAAGGCACTTCTTGCCCATCGCAAGTATAGGCTATTGGCAGCCTCGCTTGCATAGCGCAATCCACCGCTTCCCCCAAGCTAGCAGCTTCATCTAGCTTTGTAATAATACAGGCCGTCAGTGCCGCCGTCTGATAGGAGTGCAAAGCCGCTTTTAAGACCTGAGCCTGACTGTTTGCAGGCAGCACTAAAAGACTTTGCACAGAGCGAATATTCGCGAGCTCTTGCATACCGGTTTTGAGTGCGGGATCCCCCGCACGAAGACCAGCGGTATCAATCAACACCAACTCACAATTGCGCAGGCTTCGCAATACTGCAGACAGGCTATTGTTTTCATCCACTACCCGCAGCGGCACCTGAAGAATACGGGCAATGGAACGCAATTGGTCCTGCCCGCCTAAACGCTGGGTATCATTGGTGACCAGCGCGACTTTGTCAGCGCCATGCTCCATCACATACCGCGCCGCTAACTTGGCTACAGTAGTGGTTTTGCCGGCACCTGTCGGCCCCACAAAGGCAAACACGCCACCGTTTGCGGTAATGTCTTCATCCATAACCGGAATAGCATGCGCCAGCCTTGCCATCGCCTCAGGCCAAGCTTTAGCCAGCATGCGGTTATTCAGAGGGCGGCGCAGGGTGGCATCAGCGACTTTGGCCGAAAACCCCATGCGTTCCAAGCGCTGCCCGATGGCGCTGGTTTGCTTACTGCCCGGGCCACGGGCAGCCGCACCCAGACGCCCTAACTGCTCTTCGAGAATCAGACGCATCTGAGCAATCTCTTCGTGCAGAAGTTCGATGTCATCGCTGCTTTTGCTCTGCGCCAAGGGCTCGGCCAGTCCATATCGTTCAGCGGCTGTCTGAGCAGTGCGAGGCCGGTCAGCTTCGGGAGCGGCGGTCGGAAGTGAGGTTGGCGTTTGCGCTACGGCAGAACGCACCCGGATGCCCGCATTCACCACCTGATCTTTGCGCAAATATTCATCGGCCGATGCTTCGGCCAGCTCGCGCGCAGCCAAGCGCTGGCTGGCAAGCTCGATCTGCGCGGCAATATCTCGCCCGGTTTGCACCGGCGCTGGACTTTCACTCGGCGGCGCACTGCTGGGCGCAGATTCAACTTCAGGCGTAGGTTTGGGTTCAGTAAAAGTGGAGCCTGCCACGCTGGTTAGCAGTTCCACCCCGTCTTTCACGCGACGGCTAGAATGGATAATGGCCTCTTCCCCGAGTGCTTGGCGCACCATTTCCAAGGCCCTGCGCATATCTTTGGCAACAAAGCGTTTAACCTGCATGAGTCATCTCCTGCCTAGCCATCGGCACTGACCGAGGCGTCTATCGTGATCTGTTTGTTATCCGGCACTTCGGTATAAGCCAGTACATGCATATCGGGCACACTGTGGCGGCAAAAACGTACCAGCATTTGTCGCAGCGGCGCCGCCACCAACAGAACTTGTGGCTTGCCAGCCATCTCCTGCTTTTGCGCAGCACTCGCCAAAGAGCGTTGCAGCTTCTCTGCCAGCGCCGGCTCGACAAATGCGCTGTCATCTGCGCCAGCTTTCTGTGCCTGCTGAACAGTACTCAGCAACAACTGTTCCAATTGAGGGTTTAACGTAATAACAGGCAGATTCGCCGCGGTACCATTGATGCTCTGCACGATTTGCCGGGCTAGGGCTACCCTTGCGATGGCGGTTAGGGCGGCGGGATCTTGACTCTTACCCGACTGCCCCGCCAAAGCTTCGGCGATCGTGCGGATATCCTTAACCGCGACTTTCTCTCGTAAAAGGTTCTGCAGAACCCGCAGCAGAGTGTTTAAATTAACTGTATTGGGCACCAACTCTTCCACCAGTTTGGGAGAGGTTTTAGCCAGCATATCCAGCAACTTTTGCACATCTTCATGGCCAAGCAGTTCGTGCACATGCTGATGCAATATCTGATTGAGATGGGTGGCGACAACCGTGCTGGCATCAACCACGGTATAGCCGAGAGTTTGCGCCTGCTCTTTTTGCCCGGCGCTGATCCAGATGGCGTCCAGGCCGAAGGCCGGATCTTTAGTCTTGATGCCTTCTAAATCGCCAAATACCTGGCCGGGGTTGATCGCCAACTCACGATCCGGGTGAACTTCTGCTTCAGCGGCGGTAACGCCCATTAAGCTAATGCGATAACCATTGGGGGCTAGCTCGAGATTATCGCGAATATGCACTGTAGGAATCAAAAAGCCCATTTCCTGAGAGAGCTTTTTGCGCACGCCTTTAATACGCCCCAGCAGAGCACCACCCTGAGACTTGTCTACCATGGGAATAAGACGGTAACCGACCTCTAATCCGATCACATCGACAGGCTGGACATCATCCCAGTTAAGCTCGGCATTCTCGGCGGGAGGCAAGGCAGCTGGCGGCTGCGCACCGCTCGGTGCGGGGCTTGGGGAGGTAGGTGTGGCGCCGCTGCGTCCAGAACCACTACTGGGAAAGTAATCATCCTCAACCGCTTCGGGTTGCTGCTTGCGCCAATATATATAGTACGCCAATGCTGCACACAAAATTGCCAGCCCCAAAAACGCGATGTGCGGCATACCGGGAATAACGCCCATAATAAACAGCATCCCAGCGGCAATACTCAGCGCTTTGGGTGAGTCAAACATCTGCGACATAACCTGCGAGCGCATGTCCTGAGAGCTGTTTACCCGCGTCACCAAAATGGCCGTAGCGGTAGACAGCATCAACGAGGGAATTTGTGCGACCAGGCCGTCACCAATAGTCAGAAGAATATATTTTTCCAGCGCATCACTAAATTCGAGGTTGTGCTGCACCATACCGACACTCAGGCCGCCAATGATGTTAATGGCCAAAATTAAGATGCCTGCAATCGCATCGCCTCTTACGAACTTGCTCGCACCGTCCATGGCGCCATAGAAGTCGGCCTCGCTGGCAACATCTTCACGCCGCTGCCGGGCCTCTTCCTGATCAATTAAACCGGCATTTAAGTCGGCATCAATGGCCATTTGCTTACCGGGCATCGCGTCCAAGGTAAACCGCGCACTCACCTCAGAAATACGCCCAGCGCCCTTGGTAACCACCACAAAATTAATGATCATTAGAATCAAAAACACCACCAGACCAACAGCATAGTTGCCACCAATGACCACCTCACCGAAAGCCTGGATCACTTTACCGGCCGCATCACCGCCTTCATGGCCATTGAGCAAAACAACCCGCGTGGAGGCGACATTAAGAGCCAGGCGCAACAGTGTCGCAACCAGCAAAATAGTCGGGAAGGCAGCAAAATCCAGCGGGCGCAAAGCGTACACACCCACCAGAAGCACAACAATGGAAAGCGCGATATTGAAGGTAAAGAATGCATCCAGCATAAACGCTGGCATGGGCAGGATCATCATGCCCAGCAGCATAATCAGCAAAATCGGGATACCGATATTGCCCTGCCCCAGGCCCTTCAGCTGCAAAAGTGCAGCCTTGCTGTTGGTTTTATTGATCTGCCCGAAAGAAAAAGCCATATGTGTACGTTTTTTTGACGCGTTGCGGTATTACCGCTAGTCATCGCAAAAAGCGTACCTACAATTGGCGCGGGACTGAAAAGTTATTAATTAATCAAACTGCAGATCGCGGGGCACGGAAATATTACGCGGATAGGTCGGCTTTTCCCCCTGGCCGCGGCGGTAGTTGCGTAGACCAAATACATAGGCCAACACCTGAGCGACAGCCATATAGAGTCCAGCGGGGATCTCCTCATCAATATCGGTTGTGTGATAAATAGAGCGGGCCAGCATGGGCGACTGGATGACCTCGATACGGTGAGCGCCAGCTATTTCGCGAATTTTTAGCGCGGTGTGATCTACCCCCTTGGCGAGCAAGATTGGGGTTCCCATATTCTCCGGGTCGTATTTAAGCGCGACCGAATAGTGAGTCGGGTTGGTGATCACAACGTCGGCCTCGGGCACTTGCGACATCATGCGCCGCTGCGCCATTTCGCGCTGCAATTGCCTTATGCGGCCTTTCACCTCGGGTTTGCCCTCGGTGTCCTTATGCTCGTCTTTTAATTCCTGATGGGACATTTTCAGCTTTTTTACGTGATCCCATATCTGAAATGGGACATCAATAGCGGCTACCAGCAAGGTAACCGCAGCCATCGCAATGGTGGCATACGCGCTGATTTGCAAAGATTCAACCACACCAACTTCGGTCTCTTGAGCGGCCAGCTGTAGCATATCTTGCTGCCAGTAGAATAAAGCTGCCATGGCCACCACCATCACTATGGTCACCTTGGCCAGCGATTTACCCAGTTCAACCAATGCCTTGACTGAAAACATGCGCTTGAGCCCGGCGAGCGGATTCATCCTGCTGGCTTTGGGAGCCATAGCCTTAGCACTGAGCAGCCAGCCACCTAAGGCAATCGGCCCAACCACTGATGCGAGCAGTAGCATTACCATTAATGGCACCAGCGCCATTAAACCGTCGTAGAAAGAACTGACTAAGTGAGCAAACATCGCCTCGGTATCGAAAGCTTCGTTTCGTGACAGAGTGAAGTTATTGATTGACAGCCCCGCCATAGCGCTGCCGATCATTTCACCAAAAACGGCCAGACCTATGGCTCCGGCGAGTAGAATAAATGTAGTAGTAAGATCACGTGAACGAGGAATTTGCCCATCCTCGCGGGCTTTTTCCAGTTTCCTCGCACTGGGTTCTTCCGTTTTTTCCTGACTGCTGTCTTCACCTTCGGCCATTTAATTGAGCCTCATTAACAAGCGGCCAATGGAGGCCGTGTCGGCAAACACTTGTTCAAAATAAGGCAAAAACGCTACCAGGCTGACCCACATAAAAAAGAGACCAAAAATAAGCGTGATAGGAAAGCCCACCGTAAACACGTTGATTTGCGGTGCCGAACGGTTCATCACCCCAAACGCCATATTAATCACTAAAAGCGCGGTAAATAACGGCAATACAAATACCAGCGCCGCGCTGAACATCCAGCTACCCAAGCTGGCAATTTGAACAAACTCTGTTGCACCAAGCCCCTCGCCGCCCATGGGCATGCTGGTAAAACTGGCTACGATCAGCCCAATCATCAGCAAGTGTCCATCAAAGATCAAAAACAACACCGTGGACAAAAGCAAATAAAACTGCGACAGCACCGTCACCGAGATGCCGTTAGACGGGTCATTCATAGAGGCAAACCCCAAGCCCATCTTCATTGCGACCAACTGTCCCGAGAGCACGAAGATATGCATCGCCACTTGAAAGGCAAAGCCGAGAGCGAGACCAATAACCACCTCTTTGGCGATAATCACGAGCGCGTCCAGACTCAAAAAGTCGACCGCTGGTGGCTCTGGCAGCATGGGCGCCACCAGCATAGTGACAAACAGAGCTAATAGCACCCGCACCCGCGCTGTAACCGTCCTCGCGCCAATCACAGGGGCCGCCATAAATAACGCAGCAATACGGAACATGGGCCATACGTACTGCGCCATAAAACGCATCAGCTGATCGTCTGATAGCGCCAAAGCTTCCATCAGCCAATTAATCCCGGAATACTGTTAAACAGCCGATCAAAATAATCCATCAGCTCTGACACCATCCAGGGCCCTGCAATCATGATAGTTACCAACATTACGATTAAACGTGGTAAAAAACTGAGGGTTTGCTCATTAATTTGCGTGGCGGCCTGAAACATACTGACCACCAGGCCCACAATCAAACTGGGACCGACAATCACCAGAACCATCAATACAGTCAGGTATAACCCATCGGCAAACAAACTCAGCGCGATCTCGGGTGTCATCGTCAGACTCCAAAGCTCGCCGCGAGTGTGCCGATAATCATGGCCCAACCATCCACCAGCACAAATAGCATAATCTTAAACGGCAAGGAAACGATAAGCGGCGAGAGCATCATCATCCCCATGGCCATCAGTACGCTGGCGACAACGATATCAATGACCAGAAAAGGGATAAAAATAATAAAACCAATTTGAAACGCGGTTTTCAGCTCGCTGGTAACAAAAGCGGGGACCAAAATGGAAAATGGTGTGTCTTCCGGTGTTTGAATTTGCTCAATACCGGCAATACCTACAAACAAGGCGATGTCACTTTCGCGTGTTTGCGCAAGCATAAATTCGTGAAACGGGCGAGACGCTTCGGCCAACGCCTGCTGTGCGGATATTTCGCTGGCTATGTAAGGTTGCAGCGCATTGGCGTTCACATCTTCTAACACAGGCTTCATAATAAAGAGCGTTAAAAATAGAGACAACCCAATTAATATCTGGTTAGACGGAGACTGCTGCAAGCCAAGCGCCTGCCGCAGAATCGCGAAAACAATAATAATACGAGTGAACGATGTCATCATCATGAGCAGTGCTGGCAAAAACGTCAGCATGGTCATAATGGCAAGGATTTGCAGTGTTACCGAGTACTCCTGTTCACCATCATCGTTCGTGGTGACAGTAAAAGCAGGCAAACCAGGTATTGCCGGCAGAGCGCCCCGCTCTACCGATTCGGCAAGTGCACTGGTGTCTTCTGCGGGTTCAGCGTCTTGGGCATAGCCCGCAGGCGCAAAGAGGCTTAACAAGAGCGCCGCAAACAGCGCAGCGAATCTTAGAGCTCTAGAGATTGCCGGTACCGGAGTCATTATTCTTTTCTCGTTTCTGCGGTAGAAATTCTGCCAGTTTGGCGGCAAACTCTGGGCTAGATGTCTCCCCCTCTTTTACAACAGGTTCGGCAAACACGTGTAACTGATTAACCGAGTGCGCGGTCACGCCTAAGAGTATTTGCGTTCCGCCGACATCCACCAGCATTAATCTTTCACGTGTGCCAAGAGCAAGGCTGGCAACAATTTTTAGATTATTGGACCTGACCCAGCCGTTGCCGGTACGCCTTACAAGCCAGGCGAGCACAAAAATAAGCCCAATAACCGCGGCTAATCCCATAAAAACCGAAAACAACTGTGCGGCTGTTCCGGCTTGCATTTGCGCGGCCGGCTCTTGACTAGCTGACGCTGCCGCTATGAAAGTAAACATCTAGCGCAGCTTCTTGATACGTTCAGAGGGGCTGATAACATCGGTCATGCGAATACCAAATTTCTCATTCACCACTACAACTTCGCCATGGGCAATTAAAGTGCCATTGACTCGTACATCCAACGGCTCCCCGGCAAGACGATCCAACTCAATGACAGAGCCTTGGTTGAGCTGTAACAGATTACGAATGGTGATGGACGTGCTGCCAACCTCCATGGAAATACTCACCGGAATATCCAGAATCAAATCCAGCTCGGGCCCAACCTCACGCGGGGCACCTTCGCTTTCCAGCTCATTCAGCGCCATTGCACTGGCCATATCCGTCTCATCCGACTGCTCGGCCGAATCATCAATCGCTTCTTGTTCTTGCATGGCTGCGGCCCACTCGTCCGCCATGGCATCTTGATCCAGTTCTGAATCGTCATTATTCTCGATATCATCATTTGCCATGTTTGCCTCCTTCAGCAGCGGTTATATTGTAGGCGCTGCTGTGATCAATAAAATCGTTAATTTTTAAAGCCAAATTGCCTTTGTGCTGGCCTAATTGAGTCCGAAAAACGGGTACCCCGTTCGCCGTTAGCACATGGTGCTCGGGAAATTCAATGGGAATAATATCGCCCACGTCCAGATCGACGATGTCACGCAAAGGAATCTCCCGATTGACGATCTCGCACTCTAAATCTACCTGAGCACTAAGCACATCTTCGCGTAACGCTTTAACCCAGCGTTCGTCTTGTTCATCGCTATCGCTTTGCAACCCCGCATCAAGCACTTCACGAATGGGCTCTATCATGGAATAAGGGATAGTCAGATGCAGGTCGCCGCCGCCACCGTCGAGCTCAATATGAAAAGTACTAACCACAACCACTTCACTGGGGCTAACGATATTGGCGAGAGATGGATTAACCTCTGAGTTAATGTATTCAAACTCAATCGGCATTACCGCTTTCCAAGCTTCGCCCAAGTCTACAAACACCTGGTTTAATACCATTTGCACTACACGCAGCTCGGTAGGAGTAAACTCCCGCCCTTCAATTTTGGCGTGACGACCATCGCCACCAAAGAAGTTATCAACCAACTTAAACACCAAGCGCGCATCGAGAATAATAAGCGCTGTGCCTCGCAGCGGGCGAAACTTAACCATGTTCAAACTGGTAGGCACATACAGTGTGTGGACATACTCACCAAACTTTTGAATTTGAATACCGCCCACCGAGACATCGGCGGTGCGACGCAGCATATTGAACATGCTGATCCGGGTATAACGCGCGAAACGCTCGTTAATCATTTCCAGTGTGGGCATGCGCCCACGGACAATACGATCCTGGCTGGTTAAGTCATAGGATTTAACCGCCCCCGGGTCCTGATCCGATTCGGTATCGATATCGCCTTCATCGACACCATGTAACAGCGCATCGATTTCATCTTGTGTTAATAGATCCTGCACTGAATTCGCCTCTATTGCAGTACTAAGTTGGTAAATAACACTTGTTCTATACCAGGCTTGCCGATTTCCTGCTCCAGCACGCCCTGAATCTCAAACAGCGCTTGCTGGCGCAACAACTCTTTACCCTCAGGGGTTTGCAGCTCTTCGTAACTCTGGCCGCGCATCAGCATCACCAGGGCATTGCGAATGGCGGGCATGTGCAGCTCCAGGGCCGGGACCACGTCATTTTCGCGCAACATTAGTGTCATCTCGACCTGCATAAAGCGCTGCCGCCCACGCACCTCGAAGTTAGTAATGAACTCCGGCTTGAGCGGGTAATAGATAGCGGCTTGAACCTCTTGTGGAGCTTGCTCTTCTTCTACAGCTGGCGGTTCTGGCTCAGTGGCAAAAAAACCGAGAAAGTAGAGTGTTGCGGCTACCGATAGCCCAATCAGCAATAGTAAAATCAACCCCAGCAACAACCATTTTTTCTTCTTTTTTGGCTGCTCTGTTTCACTCCCCTCTTCGGTTTGTTGTTCTTCCTGCTCGTCTTCGGCCATGTCAATTATCCGTCATTCCTACGCGTAATAAGGCTTATGGGAACCTATGAGCAAAGCTCGTGCCACAGGTATGGCCTGAGTTTAGCCGAGGCGACTGATAGGAACAAACATTGATAAGAACACAGACAGGAACAAAGATAGTTACGTGCTGATAAGAAAAAG from the Gilvimarinus sp. DA14 genome contains:
- the flhA gene encoding flagellar biosynthesis protein FlhA; the encoded protein is MAFSFGQINKTNSKAALLQLKGLGQGNIGIPILLIMLLGMMILPMPAFMLDAFFTFNIALSIVVLLVGVYALRPLDFAAFPTILLVATLLRLALNVASTRVVLLNGHEGGDAAGKVIQAFGEVVIGGNYAVGLVVFLILMIINFVVVTKGAGRISEVSARFTLDAMPGKQMAIDADLNAGLIDQEEARQRREDVASEADFYGAMDGASKFVRGDAIAGILILAINIIGGLSVGMVQHNLEFSDALEKYILLTIGDGLVAQIPSLMLSTATAILVTRVNSSQDMRSQVMSQMFDSPKALSIAAGMLFIMGVIPGMPHIAFLGLAILCAALAYYIYWRKQQPEAVEDDYFPSSGSGRSGATPTSPSPAPSGAQPPAALPPAENAELNWDDVQPVDVIGLEVGYRLIPMVDKSQGGALLGRIKGVRKKLSQEMGFLIPTVHIRDNLELAPNGYRISLMGVTAAEAEVHPDRELAINPGQVFGDLEGIKTKDPAFGLDAIWISAGQKEQAQTLGYTVVDASTVVATHLNQILHQHVHELLGHEDVQKLLDMLAKTSPKLVEELVPNTVNLNTLLRVLQNLLREKVAVKDIRTIAEALAGQSGKSQDPAALTAIARVALARQIVQSINGTAANLPVITLNPQLEQLLLSTVQQAQKAGADDSAFVEPALAEKLQRSLASAAQKQEMAGKPQVLLVAAPLRQMLVRFCRHSVPDMHVLAYTEVPDNKQITIDASVSADG
- the flhB gene encoding flagellar biosynthesis protein FlhB, whose product is MAEGEDSSQEKTEEPSARKLEKAREDGQIPRSRDLTTTFILLAGAIGLAVFGEMIGSAMAGLSINNFTLSRNEAFDTEAMFAHLVSSFYDGLMALVPLMVMLLLASVVGPIALGGWLLSAKAMAPKASRMNPLAGLKRMFSVKALVELGKSLAKVTIVMVVAMAALFYWQQDMLQLAAQETEVGVVESLQISAYATIAMAAVTLLVAAIDVPFQIWDHVKKLKMSHQELKDEHKDTEGKPEVKGRIRQLQREMAQRRMMSQVPEADVVITNPTHYSVALKYDPENMGTPILLAKGVDHTALKIREIAGAHRIEVIQSPMLARSIYHTTDIDEEIPAGLYMAVAQVLAYVFGLRNYRRGQGEKPTYPRNISVPRDLQFD
- the fliR gene encoding flagellar biosynthetic protein FliR encodes the protein MEALALSDDQLMRFMAQYVWPMFRIAALFMAAPVIGARTVTARVRVLLALFVTMLVAPMLPEPPAVDFLSLDALVIIAKEVVIGLALGFAFQVAMHIFVLSGQLVAMKMGLGFASMNDPSNGISVTVLSQFYLLLSTVLFLIFDGHLLMIGLIVASFTSMPMGGEGLGATEFVQIASLGSWMFSAALVFVLPLFTALLVINMAFGVMNRSAPQINVFTVGFPITLIFGLFFMWVSLVAFLPYFEQVFADTASIGRLLMRLN
- the fliQ gene encoding flagellar biosynthesis protein FliQ is translated as MTPEIALSLFADGLYLTVLMVLVIVGPSLIVGLVVSMFQAATQINEQTLSFLPRLIVMLVTIMIAGPWMVSELMDYFDRLFNSIPGLIG
- the fliP gene encoding flagellar type III secretion system pore protein FliP (The bacterial flagellar biogenesis protein FliP forms a type III secretion system (T3SS)-type pore required for flagellar assembly.) codes for the protein MLSLFAPAGYAQDAEPAEDTSALAESVERGALPAIPGLPAFTVTTNDDGEQEYSVTLQILAIMTMLTFLPALLMMMTSFTRIIIVFAILRQALGLQQSPSNQILIGLSLFLTLFIMKPVLEDVNANALQPYIASEISAQQALAEASRPFHEFMLAQTRESDIALFVGIAGIEQIQTPEDTPFSILVPAFVTSELKTAFQIGFIIFIPFLVIDIVVASVLMAMGMMMLSPLIVSLPFKIMLFVLVDGWAMIIGTLAASFGV
- the fliO gene encoding flagellar biosynthetic protein FliO, producing MQAGTAAQLFSVFMGLAAVIGLIFVLAWLVRRTGNGWVRSNNLKIVASLALGTRERLMLVDVGGTQILLGVTAHSVNQLHVFAEPVVKEGETSSPEFAAKLAEFLPQKREKNNDSGTGNL
- the fliN gene encoding flagellar motor switch protein FliN — translated: MANDDIENNDDSELDQDAMADEWAAAMQEQEAIDDSAEQSDETDMASAMALNELESEGAPREVGPELDLILDIPVSISMEVGSTSITIRNLLQLNQGSVIELDRLAGEPLDVRVNGTLIAHGEVVVVNEKFGIRMTDVISPSERIKKLR